One segment of Streptomyces sp. NBC_01463 DNA contains the following:
- a CDS encoding DJ-1/PfpI family protein has protein sequence MQIAIVLFDRFTALDAVGTYEILSRAPGAETVFVAESAGGVRNDSGSLTLIADRTFDDVPAPDLVIVPGGPGQSAQMDNERLLGWLRRADATSTWTTSVCTGSLLLAAAGLLDGRRATSHWLALETLKEYGAEPTGERVVTDGKYVTAAGVSSGIDMGLTLLGRIAGDRHAQAVQLLTEYDPQPPYDAGSPEKAPAEVVEEWRARSRFILR, from the coding sequence GCTTCACCGCGCTGGACGCCGTCGGAACGTACGAGATCCTGTCGCGCGCACCCGGCGCCGAGACCGTGTTCGTCGCCGAGTCGGCCGGCGGGGTGCGCAACGACAGCGGCAGCCTGACCCTGATCGCCGACCGGACGTTCGACGACGTCCCGGCGCCCGACCTGGTCATCGTCCCCGGCGGCCCCGGCCAGAGCGCCCAGATGGACAACGAGAGGCTCCTCGGCTGGCTGCGCCGGGCCGATGCCACCAGCACCTGGACGACCTCCGTCTGCACCGGCTCCCTGCTGCTCGCGGCCGCCGGGCTCCTGGACGGACGGCGCGCCACCTCGCACTGGCTCGCCCTGGAGACCCTGAAGGAGTACGGCGCCGAGCCGACCGGCGAACGCGTGGTCACCGACGGCAAGTACGTCACCGCCGCGGGCGTCTCCTCGGGCATCGACATGGGCCTCACCCTGCTCGGCCGCATCGCCGGCGACCGGCACGCCCAGGCCGTTCAGCTGCTGACGGAGTACGACCCGCAGCCGCCCTACGACGCGGGATCCCCGGAGAAGGCCCCGGCCGAGGTCGTGGAGGAGTGGCGCGCCAGGAGCCGCTTCATCCTTCGGTAG
- a CDS encoding enoyl-CoA hydratase-related protein — protein MDRTEPALVHTVADGVATVVISNPAKRNAMTAAMWQSLPVLLEGLAADPSVRALVLTGAGDTFCAGADISSLRDASGSPQGLAVAAEEALAAFPRPTLAAVRGYCVGGGSQLAAACDLRFAEEGASFGVTPAKLGIVYAASSTRRLVALTGPATAKHLLFSGELIGTERALRTGLVDEVLPAGELAERVGAYVRTLVSRSRLTQAAAKEFAAGREDRDAHWADQARRSGDTAEGVAAFLERRTPRFSWPDDVGTPTERPAAATEG, from the coding sequence ATGGACCGTACGGAGCCCGCCCTCGTGCACACCGTCGCGGACGGCGTCGCCACCGTCGTCATCAGCAATCCCGCCAAGCGCAACGCGATGACGGCCGCCATGTGGCAGTCGCTGCCCGTGCTGCTCGAAGGACTGGCCGCCGACCCGTCGGTGCGCGCCCTCGTGCTGACCGGCGCCGGCGACACCTTCTGCGCGGGTGCGGACATCTCCTCGCTCCGGGACGCCTCGGGCTCCCCGCAGGGGCTCGCCGTGGCGGCCGAGGAGGCGCTGGCCGCCTTCCCCCGGCCGACGCTCGCCGCGGTGCGCGGCTACTGCGTGGGCGGGGGCAGCCAGTTGGCGGCCGCCTGCGATCTGCGGTTCGCGGAGGAGGGCGCGTCGTTCGGCGTCACCCCGGCGAAGCTCGGGATCGTCTACGCCGCGTCGTCGACCCGCCGGCTCGTCGCACTGACGGGCCCGGCGACGGCCAAGCACCTGCTGTTCTCCGGCGAGCTGATCGGGACGGAGCGGGCACTGCGGACCGGTCTGGTGGACGAGGTGCTGCCCGCCGGTGAGCTGGCGGAGCGGGTCGGCGCGTACGTACGCACCCTGGTGTCCCGGTCCCGGCTGACCCAGGCCGCGGCCAAGGAGTTCGCGGCGGGGCGCGAGGACCGGGACGCCCACTGGGCGGACCAGGCGCGCCGCAGCGGCGACACCGCGGAAGGGGTCGCGGCCTTCCTGGAGCGCCGCACACCGCGCTTCAGCTGGCCGGACGACGTGGGCACCCCCACCGAACGGCCCGCCGCCGCTACCGAAGGATGA
- a CDS encoding N-acetyltransferase → MTDRTLFPHDTGAAGWPARPETAADLAAVHAVNAAAFPTEAEAGLVDALRADPSAWLPGLSYVAEAPDGSLAAYALLTRCRVGEAPALALAPVATAPEHQRKGAGQAVVRALLDAARMRGESLVLVLGHPEYYPKFCFVPASRYGIRPGFEVPDEAMMALVLDDSAPVPQGTIEYPAAFGV, encoded by the coding sequence TTGACCGATCGCACTCTCTTCCCCCACGACACCGGCGCCGCCGGCTGGCCGGCCCGTCCCGAGACGGCCGCGGACCTCGCCGCCGTGCACGCGGTCAACGCCGCGGCGTTCCCGACGGAGGCGGAGGCCGGTCTGGTCGACGCCCTGCGCGCGGACCCGTCGGCCTGGCTGCCCGGTCTCTCGTACGTCGCCGAGGCCCCTGACGGCTCACTCGCCGCGTACGCCCTGCTCACCCGCTGCCGGGTCGGGGAAGCCCCCGCCCTGGCACTGGCCCCGGTGGCCACCGCCCCGGAGCATCAGCGCAAGGGCGCGGGGCAAGCCGTGGTGCGGGCCCTGCTCGATGCCGCACGGATGCGCGGGGAGTCACTCGTCCTGGTGCTCGGTCATCCCGAGTACTACCCGAAGTTCTGCTTCGTGCCCGCGTCGCGGTACGGAATCCGGCCGGGTTTCGAGGTTCCGGACGAGGCGATGATGGCTCTGGTCCTCGATGATTCCGCGCCCGTTCCGCAGGGCACGATTGAGTATCCGGCCGCTTTCGGGGTCTGA
- a CDS encoding cation transporter — protein MGAGHDHGHAHGGPPPTGTAAAAYRGRLRIALGITLAVTVMEVVGGVLSGSLALIADAAHMATDSLGLGMALLAIHFANKPAGPNRTFGYARAEILAALANCVLLLGVGGYLLFEAVDRFITPAETRGELTIAFALVGLVANMVSLSLLVRGQKDSLNVRGAYLEVLADTLGSVTVLVSAGIIMATGWQAADPAASLVIGLMIVPRTVKLLRETLNVLLESAPPGVDMGEVRDHITALPGVLDVHDLHAWTITSGMPVLSAHVVVHQELLDSIGHEKLLHELQGCLGDHFDVEHCTFQLEPSGHAEHEAKLCH, from the coding sequence ATGGGGGCAGGGCACGATCACGGACATGCGCACGGCGGGCCGCCGCCCACCGGCACCGCGGCCGCCGCGTACCGGGGACGGCTGCGGATCGCCCTGGGGATCACGCTCGCGGTCACCGTCATGGAGGTCGTCGGCGGTGTGCTGTCGGGCTCTCTCGCGCTGATCGCCGACGCGGCGCACATGGCGACCGACTCCCTCGGGCTGGGCATGGCGCTGCTGGCGATCCACTTCGCCAACAAGCCGGCCGGCCCCAACCGCACCTTCGGCTACGCCCGCGCCGAGATCCTCGCCGCGCTGGCCAACTGTGTGCTGCTGCTGGGGGTGGGCGGCTATCTGCTCTTCGAGGCGGTGGACCGCTTCATCACCCCGGCCGAGACCCGGGGCGAGCTGACGATCGCTTTCGCCCTGGTCGGCCTGGTCGCGAACATGGTGTCGCTGTCGCTGCTGGTACGCGGACAGAAGGACAGCCTCAATGTGCGCGGCGCCTATCTGGAGGTGCTCGCCGACACCCTGGGTTCGGTGACCGTCCTGGTCTCGGCGGGCATCATCATGGCGACCGGCTGGCAGGCCGCGGACCCGGCGGCCTCGCTGGTCATCGGCCTCATGATCGTGCCGCGCACGGTGAAGCTGCTCCGGGAGACGCTGAACGTGCTCCTGGAGTCGGCGCCCCCGGGCGTCGACATGGGCGAGGTGCGCGACCACATCACGGCCCTGCCCGGAGTGCTGGACGTCCATGACCTGCACGCCTGGACGATCACCTCGGGCATGCCGGTCCTCTCCGCCCATGTGGTGGTGCACCAGGAACTGCTCGACTCGATCGGGCACGAGAAGCTCCTCCATGAACTCCAGGGCTGTCTCGGGGACCACTTCGACGTCGAGCACTGCACCTTCCAGCTGGAGCCGAGCGGCCATGCCGAGCACGAGGCGAAGCTCTGCCACTGA
- the idi gene encoding isopentenyl-diphosphate Delta-isomerase has product MPTTPATAANSSSNGAAEAIMLELVDENGTTIGTAEKLAAHQAPGQLHRAFSVFLFDEQGRLLLQRRALGKYHSPGVWSNTCCGHPYPGEAPFAAAARRTYEELGVSPSLLAEAGTVRYNHPDPASGLVEQEFNHLFVGMAQERLRPDPEEVGETAFVTAGELAERHAEAPFSAWFMTVLDAARPAIRELTGPAAGW; this is encoded by the coding sequence ATGCCGACCACACCAGCCACCGCGGCGAACAGCTCGTCGAACGGCGCAGCAGAAGCGATCATGCTCGAACTGGTCGACGAGAACGGCACCACCATCGGCACGGCGGAGAAGCTCGCCGCTCACCAGGCGCCCGGTCAACTGCACCGGGCGTTCTCCGTGTTCCTCTTCGACGAGCAGGGGCGGCTGCTGCTGCAGCGTCGCGCGCTCGGCAAGTACCACTCCCCCGGTGTCTGGTCCAACACCTGCTGCGGTCACCCGTACCCGGGCGAGGCGCCCTTCGCCGCCGCCGCCCGGCGGACGTACGAGGAGCTGGGCGTCTCGCCCTCGCTGCTCGCCGAGGCGGGCACGGTCCGCTACAACCACCCGGACCCCGCGTCGGGCCTGGTGGAGCAGGAGTTCAACCACCTCTTCGTGGGGATGGCGCAGGAGCGGCTGCGGCCCGATCCGGAGGAGGTCGGCGAGACGGCTTTCGTGACGGCGGGTGAGCTCGCCGAGCGTCACGCCGAGGCGCCGTTCTCCGCCTGGTTCATGACCGTGCTGGACGCCGCGCGTCCCGCGATCCGGGAGCTGACCGGACCGGCCGCCGGCTGGTAG
- the galE gene encoding UDP-glucose 4-epimerase GalE yields MTWLITGGAGYIGAHVVRAMTAAGERVVVLDDLSTGNPDRLADDVPLIRGPVADRALLDRVLAEHEVTGVVHLAAKKQVGESVEEPLLYYRENLGGLNVLLEAVAAAGVRSFLFSSSAAVYGVPEAELITEEAPCAPINPYGETKLAGEWLVRAAGRAHGLSTGCLRYFNVAGAAEPRLSDTGVFNVIPMFFDRLTRGEAPRIFGDDYPTPDGTGIRDYIHVADLADAHLAVARRLAGQDVPGDLTVNIGRGEGVSVRELADLVAEVTGRGLKPETEPRRPGDAAKAVASCDRISGELGWTARHGVREMVESAWRGWLLHHPEPVAP; encoded by the coding sequence ATGACATGGCTGATCACAGGCGGAGCGGGATATATCGGGGCACACGTGGTGCGGGCGATGACGGCGGCCGGGGAGCGGGTGGTCGTGCTCGACGACCTGTCGACCGGCAATCCGGACCGGCTCGCGGACGACGTCCCGCTGATCCGGGGCCCGGTGGCCGACCGTGCGCTGCTGGACCGGGTGCTGGCGGAGCACGAGGTGACCGGTGTGGTGCATCTCGCAGCGAAGAAGCAGGTCGGTGAGTCCGTCGAGGAGCCGCTGCTGTACTACCGGGAGAACCTCGGCGGGCTGAACGTCCTGCTGGAGGCCGTCGCGGCCGCCGGGGTGCGGAGCTTCCTGTTCTCGTCGTCGGCCGCGGTCTACGGCGTGCCGGAGGCGGAGCTGATCACCGAGGAGGCTCCCTGCGCCCCCATCAATCCGTACGGCGAGACGAAGCTCGCCGGCGAGTGGCTGGTGCGGGCGGCCGGGCGGGCGCACGGGCTGTCCACCGGCTGTCTGCGCTACTTCAACGTGGCGGGCGCCGCCGAGCCCCGGCTGTCGGACACGGGTGTCTTCAACGTGATCCCGATGTTCTTCGACCGGCTGACCCGCGGCGAGGCACCGCGGATCTTCGGTGACGACTACCCCACGCCAGACGGCACGGGCATCCGCGACTACATCCACGTGGCCGATCTGGCCGACGCGCACCTGGCGGTCGCCCGCCGCCTGGCCGGGCAGGACGTGCCCGGGGACCTGACGGTGAACATCGGCCGCGGCGAGGGCGTCTCGGTGCGGGAGCTGGCCGACCTGGTGGCGGAGGTCACCGGCCGCGGCCTGAAGCCGGAGACCGAGCCGCGCCGCCCCGGGGACGCCGCGAAGGCGGTCGCCTCGTGCGACCGGATCTCCGGCGAGCTGGGCTGGACCGCCCGGCACGGGGTCCGCGAGATGGTCGAGTCGGCCTGGCGGGGCTGGCTGCTGCACCACCCGGAGCCGGTGGCGCCCTAG
- a CDS encoding ATP-binding protein, with protein MESRGSVPARPVSYEGVWRFTAPATDVSVPQARHAVRDLLHRQGVPLDEDIAQGLLLIVSELVTNAVKHAALLSPELAVEVAVGAEWIRVSVEDNHPYRPTALETDYAQTGGRGLLLVREITREAGGSCDVEHTAGGGKVIWAALPLTTAL; from the coding sequence ATGGAGAGCCGCGGGAGTGTCCCCGCCCGGCCCGTGTCGTACGAGGGGGTCTGGCGGTTCACCGCCCCGGCCACGGACGTCTCCGTACCCCAGGCCAGGCACGCCGTACGCGATCTGCTGCACCGCCAGGGCGTGCCCCTGGACGAGGACATCGCCCAGGGTCTGCTGCTCATCGTCTCCGAGCTGGTGACCAACGCCGTGAAGCACGCCGCGCTGCTCTCGCCCGAGCTCGCCGTCGAGGTCGCGGTGGGCGCCGAATGGATCAGGGTCTCCGTCGAGGACAACCACCCCTACCGTCCGACGGCACTGGAGACGGACTACGCGCAGACCGGCGGGCGGGGACTGCTGCTGGTGCGCGAGATCACCCGGGAAGCCGGCGGCAGCTGCGACGTGGAGCACACCGCGGGCGGCGGAAAGGTCATCTGGGCGGCGCTGCCGCTCACCACCGCCCTCTGA
- a CDS encoding DUF308 domain-containing protein — translation MADPVKEGRKLNRSFSGLALLGIVLVVAGLVGLVYTGVATLTSMILFGWLLLIGGLVGLLHAVQSRGTSYFWLGVVVAALNIAAGVVVIRHPHGTAEALTMFAALLFLTGGVFRLVGSVVVRGPQFGWTLLQGAFGLLLGLLVLFDWPHSSLYVLGCFFSLALLFDGLGLIAIGVGGRRIVSMVSDRMVPEEETDPLPEEDQKRSES, via the coding sequence GTGGCCGATCCCGTGAAAGAGGGCAGGAAGCTCAACCGCAGTTTCAGCGGTCTGGCACTGCTCGGCATCGTGCTCGTCGTCGCCGGCCTGGTCGGTCTCGTGTACACGGGCGTCGCCACGCTCACCTCGATGATCCTCTTCGGCTGGCTGCTGCTGATCGGCGGCCTCGTCGGGCTGCTCCACGCGGTCCAGTCGCGCGGCACCAGCTACTTCTGGCTGGGCGTGGTGGTCGCCGCGCTGAACATCGCCGCCGGAGTCGTCGTGATCCGCCACCCCCACGGCACCGCCGAGGCGCTGACCATGTTCGCCGCGCTGCTCTTCCTGACGGGCGGGGTGTTCCGCCTCGTCGGGAGTGTCGTGGTGCGGGGTCCGCAGTTCGGCTGGACGCTGCTGCAGGGCGCCTTCGGGCTGCTCCTGGGGCTGCTCGTCCTCTTCGACTGGCCGCACAGCAGTCTCTACGTGCTCGGCTGCTTCTTCTCGCTCGCCCTGCTCTTCGACGGGCTGGGGCTCATCGCGATCGGCGTCGGCGGCCGCCGGATCGTCTCCATGGTCTCGGACAGGATGGTGCCCGAGGAGGAGACGGACCCACTCCCGGAAGAAGACCAGAAGCGGTCCGAAAGCTGA